The Streptomyces sp. NBC_00236 DNA window ACCCTGCTCTTCCTCGGCTGGCTGTACTGGCGCCGGCCGCGCCACTACGTCTGGTCCCGGCGCATCCTCGCCGTACTCACCGGTGCCGCACTGGCCCTGCACCTGCTGTTCCCGCTCGCCCCGCCGCGGCTGCTCGCCGCCACCGGCCTCGTCGACACCGGCCAGGTCTACGGACCGACGGTGTACGGGTCCACGCCCGCCACCGACTCGATGGCCAACCAGTTCGCCGCGATGCCCTCGCTGCACTTCGGCTGGGCGGTGATGGTCGGCGTCGGCCTGGTCGTCGCCACCCGCTCGCGGTGGCGCTGGCTGTGGCTTCTGCACCCGGCGATCACGCTGCTCGTCATAGTCGGCACCGCCAACCACTACTGGCTGGACTCGATCGTGGTGGCCGCCCTGCTCTCGGTGGCCTTCGCGGCGCTGCGGCTGCCGCGCGCGGAGCCGGTCAGGGCGCATCTGCCGTGGCCGTCCAGGGCCGGCGAGCCGGCCTACGCCGTCGCCGCACCCGACGTGTCCGGCCGCTCCTACGCTTCCTCCGGAACCGCTCGATGAACGCCACCCTGGCCGCCGTCGCGCTGTCGCTCGTCTCCGCCGCCGCCTACGCCTCCGCCGCGGTGGCGCAGGCGCGACTCGCGGGACGCACCGCGCCGGGCACGGGGACGCTCCGGCTGCTCGGCAGCGGCGCATGGTGGTCGGCCGTCGGGCTGAACGCCGGCGGCGCGCTGCTGCACGTCGCCGCACTGAAGTACGGTCCGCTCACCCTCGTCCAGCCGCTCGGCGCGCTCACCCT harbors:
- a CDS encoding phosphatase PAP2 family protein; translated protein: MMFAGSRPADREPDTTARPPLVRELLLVVGLFVIYKFGRQAANGHVDEAFHNAGRVWDLERAVHLPGEGAVQTLLLHDETLIHLANTYYATVHFPATLLFLGWLYWRRPRHYVWSRRILAVLTGAALALHLLFPLAPPRLLAATGLVDTGQVYGPTVYGSTPATDSMANQFAAMPSLHFGWAVMVGVGLVVATRSRWRWLWLLHPAITLLVIVGTANHYWLDSIVVAALLSVAFAALRLPRAEPVRAHLPWPSRAGEPAYAVAAPDVSGRSYASSGTAR